The nucleotide window tcAACAAAACCCTCTGCTGACCCCTGGAAGCTGCAATGTTGACTTCAGTTTAAAAGGTAAATTGTGGCACAGAACAATTAACAAACTAATGACAACATCTGTATTCAAGTCACGGCTCTTCTTGACATGCCCAAAGCCTGCGTGTGATTGAAATACGGCTTTATACCCTTGGGAATAGGGATGGGCTCAGTTGATTCGGGAAATATTTTCAACGTCAAACCGAGGGTGGTGctagaaaaacagaaatggtTCATCCTCTTTGACCAAGCACATTTTTTCTCAATCAATCTGTCTCATTAGTTTCAGTGTAAAGAATCATCCTGAGGGCGCCGCGGATGTCAGCGCCGAACGGCAGGACAATGTGGTAGACAGTTGTTGAGATTAAAGCGGCAGACAGGAAGACAAAGCAGCGAACTACGACATCGCCGTCATTAGACTCCAGTGTTTCGGGAGCCAAAATGTCACTCCAGCACAGTCATTTTGCATTTCGTCGACAGTAATGAAAATGGGACTAGCCTTTCATTTGTCTTTCTCATTGtctccctctttgttttcctctttccctcttcTCACCCCCTCTATTTCTCTCACCCCCTGAGTAATTGATATGATATAGGCGCTGGCTAGGGTAATCTTCTTTTAATTAAGACCTGCTGCTGGCACCATCTTCAGACTGATTTACGGCTCCCTTCCGTTCATTTTTCTTGCCCTCTCCTCTCATCGTATTTTTCTTCAGTTGCTTTCTCCTGTAGCTTCAACTTCCTCACCTTTCTGTTGTTATCTCGGCTCTTGTCTCTGACCTCTTAACTTCCTGCTCACTACTCACCATCTATTCGGTCAACCTGcaactttcctttgtttttgttttatgttgctaggtttttattttttacttaatttCTCTCGTCCCTTGTCCATTCTTCTCCTACACTGCAGTCCCAGCACcatgaagaggagaagagagccCTCGGCCGGGAAATCATTGTCCTCAACAACCACCTCATGGATGCGAAGATCACAATAAATAAACTCACAGAGGACAACGTGAGtactcggggggggggtcaactaACTAAGTAAACTAACTTTTCAGTTACTAAGTTCTGATGAAGGTTTGCCCAAATCATATTCCACCTTCAGGCACACAAATTAAGCAGTGGTCTGGGCCATTAAAGGCCAAGGAGATTTGGGGCTTTAGGACGGTTACTGTCCTGAATCCTGAATCCTCTTTTCAAAAATTTGGTGGGGATAGTCCCTTAATTTGTGATGCAAGGCTCTGTGACTCCACAGACATTAAACAAAGCCCCAAGAAACTTGCGTTACTCTGTTCAAAGAATCATAATGTGTACATGATTTTAAGACCTCATCCCATCACACAACTAATTTTAACTAAGACATTGTCAAAGCCCCGGtggtttacattacattacaggtcatttagcagacgcttttatccaaagcgacttacattacactttaaacccacggctttttcacatttttgcccggggagcaattaggggttaggtgtcttgctcagggacacttcgacatggaacatggggcagcctggaatcaaaccaccaaccttgtgcttcccagcacaccgtCTCTAACCCCTGTGCCACGAAAAGTCCACAGAAGATACAGGAAACCTGAAAAAATTCATTCAAAAATCAGTCAGCGTTAACTGGTGGGGGAGTTGGAACTGTCAAAGAGAAAGCTTTGATGTTGTGTGAAGCATCGTGAGGGTGGTGATAGACGCACAGTGAGAATACAGTGCAGCAAGACCTGACCTTTACAAGAGGAGGGATTTCatagaggagggagaggaaaagaaagtcaAAATCATTTGTTAAAGACcgagaaagagaaacataatGCTGTGAGGTGAAGGAATGTATAATTTAACAATTTACAAAAACTCTACCGGGCAGATATACTCAGTCTTACACATTAAAAAGATCCTGCAATCCTCTAATGTAAAGCATAGTTAAATAATATAGTCAATATAGTCAAACTACCAACATCTCTAACAATATGTCTGTTATTTCATTGatgtattttgttgttgttgttgttgttgttttgttgctgtAGAATCACAGTAACAATACAGGACACTGTACCCTGAAATGATTTTCCCCCCAAATAGAGGGCTGGCTGCCGAAATGAACACGAatgaattcatgaaattctgttTAGTAACAGATGCTCTTTCTGCCCCTTACAGGACGTCTACAGAAAAGACTGCAACCTGGCCGCCGAGCTGCTGCAGTGCTCCAAACCTCACTACAGAGCGCACAAGCTGTCTGAGGTGAGCTCCCCCACACCCCGTTCAACTGCATCAGTGAATTCCATCTCTGTGTTGCAATAAAAATGACGACCTTTGGACTTTAAAGTAAGTTCAAAGCATTTAAAAACATCGAACAAATAGATGGACATGTTAATGTTTTACTGAGAGTTGGGGCGTGTCTGTAGCATTACAGCCATCTTGGGCATATTTAAGACCCTTCTACATTAAAATAAGTGACGAGGAAACATTAAAAAGCTTCAGGCGCTTTTAAAAATCCTCTCGTAGTTCTGTCACTGGTCGCTAGGGACCATTGTCTTTCCAACTGACAAAACTCCCCAATGAAGGCTGAAAATAAGCTTAGTTTGTTGTAACTTATGCAAATATCTATTTGTAAAAAATCACTGCAATTACAGAAGTTGTTAGAAAAGCTCAAATCTAGTCTAATGCTAAAGTATTTTTAAGAAAGAGCCGTTACAGAGTGAGTGAATTTCTATACTGACTAAAACAATAAGTGCCAGTTCCAACACCCTTAATCCTAAATAATTTTTGTAGATGGAATAAGACATGCAGATGTGTTGGCTGTCACGTGGATTAACACTGTGTGACAGTTAATTAAGATTTGCCACGGATAGCAGCCGATGCTGAGCTAGCTCATTTGGAGCACACGCTgtaaatacacccccccccaacccaacaTACCCTCACCTACTTACCATCTCCATTCCCTCTGGGGGAGGCAGTGAGTGGCTGCTATATTTAGCTCACTTAAAAGATGCAGGTTATTTTATGCCAAAGCACGTTTCTATTTCTTAACAAAGCCAAGTCAGTACTTCACCTTGTTTTTCTATTCCCAGCTGGGGACCCAGAGCACTAGTTTAATTTGAATCTAAGCCGTTCCCTGTGGAAATGATACGTGTTTGATGGTAGACAGAAGAAAGAGGGCAGAAGAGGGGGAAGAAATAGTGGCTTCTCGGTCAATGAAGGCAttggggcaggaggaggaagatgaaaggATAAACAAAGGCGTGAGAAAAGAGGGAAATCTGTGTGGCAGGAACATTTCCTACTGATCCTGACCATCTTTAATTGGCGCAAAGAAACCAAGCTGTAATTGACAGGAACACTTTTCTCGAACATTAGCCAAACCAAACCTATCAGTCTGTGTGTGCCAGAGGGAGACAGGAGAGGAAGCAAaagagagcggcagagaaaCAGATGGACCGGAGAACAACATCATTATTTGGAAAGACAAAAATACTGTGCAAAAAGAAATTCTTAAAATGAATATCCCTACTAAAATTACAGTTGAAAAGttgaaaaagaaagatttattttgggaaaatgaaagaacaaaAGCTATTAAAAGCTAGTGTTGGGCATTTTTCATCAGAGTTGATTAGAGCGGTCCAAGTAGCGCTAAACCTCTGAGATACACCAACCTTTCTGCACTATGAAGATATACGAGAGTTAGTTACGTCCTAAACCAGAACTATGGATTAAAATCATGAGGAATGGCTTCAAGAATACCCTGCATGCAGGAGATCCAAGTTGAAAAGcactacattttgttttttagctaGATTCAAAGACTGGCTCAACAACTGTCACAGAAACATCTGGATATATTTCTCATGGCGCTTCTTTTCGTCTTTCGTTCTTTCGTCTGTTGCAGCTGCCATTGGATTTCCAAGAACGCATCAGCTCCCACATGGAGAAACACAAGTGGGGTGGCGAAGCCACCGTCGCGATGTCCCACTCCAATTACTCGGACGCCGTCCCCACAACCGTAATTGCCAAAGTCCTGGCAAAGCATGAACCTGGAAGCAGTTGTCCTGCAACACGCTCACCCAGTCCGCAGCCACGGGACAGGCTCTATCACCCAGCGACAGGAAGCACCGACCAACTGAACCGTCGCATCGCCTCCAAAACGTCTGACCTGTACTGCAGCGACACGGCCCTCTACTGTCCTGAACGATGGCAAGATACGGAGCGCAGGCAGAGCGTCGACCTCCACGACACCGCTCTGCTGCAGCTACACTCGCAGAACTCCACCGACAGCAACCCAGACGAAGATGCCTACCGATCTGGAAGCTTCTCCCACCATGAGCCTCCATCATCGTCTTTCCACCATCGCGATGACTTTGCCACGGGTAGCCTCCCCCCCTCTAGTTCCTACTCCAGCTTCAGCCTCGCGTCGGATGAGAAGGGAGGAGGTGGCGGTTGTGGGCGCACTGCCATTGGCACCTTATCGTCTTCCCACCAGGGCCTCTATATGGACTGGCGAGACGGGGGAGGTGCGGACTACGATCGCAAAAGCACGTCCTCTTACGATAAATGTAGTCCAGGCTTCCCAAAGTCTCTCAGCGTACAGCACATTGTGACGCCCAGGAGCCCACAGAAGGCCCATTCGCCAGCGTACAAAAGGACTGCGTCCTGCTTCAGCGAGCCGTACCATTCCAGCACCTCCCACCTGGAATCCTCTCACGCCGCGGGGTCCACAGTTGGACTGGGCCGGGCTCGCGGAGGACCTCTGGACAGGCGAGGTGACGTCCAGGTCCCCGAGGAGGACGACCTAAGCAACCGCTGGAGACAGCTCAGTGTAGAGGACATCAACGCCTTCTCGTCTTCCTACCGGGACGTCGCGGGGCGGGTCTCTCCGTACAGTTTCTCAGAACGCCACTACGCCATCGGCCCTTCCAGTAAGGACAAGGGGCCTCTCTACAGCAGCTTTCAAGAAGGAGACGACGTCTTCCGCCGTGGGCCGGACCACTGTTTTGCCGCGGGCCCCCCGTCGCCCAGCCGCTGTCACAAACCAACGGAGCATCGAAAGCCGGAGAAAACGTCGGTGCTGTACAGAGCCAAGGACGACAGCCAGGACTCCGAGTGCAGTTTGTTTCTCTCGGATAGTTCTAAAGAGAAGGAGACCGGTGGGGGCGCGGCAGGCGGTGGCCAAAGGGACTACGTGAGCCGGAGTGCAGACAGCTCCGCTGAGTCCTTACACCAAAGCTCCCTGGAGGCTTCAAGCCTTCAACACTACCCCAGCCCCAGGCCGAGCGTCCGGCCTCGCCCGAGCTCCAGCTCCGCGCTCAGCGTCGGCCCCGCGCTCCCAAAGAAGTCCTCTCCGAGATACCAAAAGTTTGGTAGCGCGGGATTGACGAGAAAAGACAGTTTGACCAAGGCCCAGCTCTATGGCACGCTGCTGAActgaccagagagagagagagaccttttCATTTTATGCATGATGACGATGACAAACTTACTGTACTGTATGTATCAAAAGATCAATGCACCAAACACATACGTGACGTGCTGTGACTGGGTATTAAGACGTTGATGTTTTATGTATATTTCAGCCAAGGCACGTTTCACGCAGTCCGCAAGACTTTTTCTATTTTGTCAGGAGACTGCGTAGCTACCGGAGACCAGCTATTCACTATGGTGTTGTTTGATGATTATTACAGCCGGTGGGACTAGAGGAGGAGCTACAATATAGGccgagaaaaatgaaaatattgtgCAATTTGCTCTCTTTTTTAAAGTACTGTTATTAAAACCAGCAAAACACCATCAATTCTGCTCTAGTATACAGAGTTCAGATAAAGGACTGGAGCGTGTGAATTGGGGGGACATTTTGGGGATTATGTTTAGTGGACTGCGAactgttaaaaatatatattcattccGTTTTGTCTTGAACAATATGCATGCTGTATAATTCTGAAATAAGATGGAAAAACTAATGTCCAGCTGAATTAGTTATCATTGcgacatctctttttttttgccacaaactaaaaaggatgttttattgttttatgtgAAAGCTAAGTAATATTTATAGCAATACACTTACTTTAAATGGATGTTGGAGTTCCTCCTTGTCTCACTTGTTTATTTGAAATTTAAAATCCCTATATATAAAATTACAACACAATGCCAGgtaaccaaaaaaaaataaaaaacgtagACACAGTAGAAATTGTTAAATAGAACTGCAGG belongs to Gasterosteus aculeatus chromosome 15, fGasAcu3.hap1.1, whole genome shotgun sequence and includes:
- the begain gene encoding brain-enriched guanylate kinase-associated protein isoform X3; translation: MKQKACRRSFHDHKDDLRKRLSYTTHKLDMVETEFDSTRQYLETELRRAQEELEKFTEKLRRIQSSYAALQRINQDLEDKMHRTSQHHEEEKRALGREIIVLNNHLMDAKITINKLTEDNDVYRKDCNLAAELLQCSKPHYRAHKLSELPLDFQERISSHMEKHKWGGEATVAMSHSNYSDAVPTTVIAKVLAKHEPGSSCPATRSPSPQPRDRLYHPATGSTDQLNRRIASKTSDLYCSDTALYCPERWQDTERRQSVDLHDTALLQLHSQNSTDSNPDEDAYRSGSFSHHEPPSSSFHHRDDFATGSLPPSSSYSSFSLASDEKGGGGGCGRTAIGTLSSSHQGLYMDWRDGGGADYDRKSTSSYDKCSPGFPKSLSVQHIVTPRSPQKAHSPAYKRTASCFSEPYHSSTSHLESSHAAGSTVGLGRARGGPLDRRGDVQVPEEDDLSNRWRQLSVEDINAFSSSYRDVAGRVSPYSFSERHYAIGPSSKDKGPLYSSFQEGDDVFRRGPDHCFAAGPPSPSRCHKPTEHRKPEKTSVLYRAKDDSQDSECSLFLSDSSKEKETGGGAAGGGQRDYVSRSADSSAESLHQSSLEASSLQHYPSPRPSVRPRPSSSSALSVGPALPKKSSPRYQKFGSAGLTRKDSLTKAQLYGTLLN
- the begain gene encoding brain-enriched guanylate kinase-associated protein isoform X2 → MKKIYIGKTALKTQRNGCKHQKRSSFHDHKDDLRKRLSYTTHKLDMVETEFDSTRQYLETELRRAQEELEKFTEKLRRIQSSYAALQRINQDLEDKMHRTSQHHEEEKRALGREIIVLNNHLMDAKITINKLTEDNDVYRKDCNLAAELLQCSKPHYRAHKLSELPLDFQERISSHMEKHKWGGEATVAMSHSNYSDAVPTTVIAKVLAKHEPGSSCPATRSPSPQPRDRLYHPATGSTDQLNRRIASKTSDLYCSDTALYCPERWQDTERRQSVDLHDTALLQLHSQNSTDSNPDEDAYRSGSFSHHEPPSSSFHHRDDFATGSLPPSSSYSSFSLASDEKGGGGGCGRTAIGTLSSSHQGLYMDWRDGGGADYDRKSTSSYDKCSPGFPKSLSVQHIVTPRSPQKAHSPAYKRTASCFSEPYHSSTSHLESSHAAGSTVGLGRARGGPLDRRGDVQVPEEDDLSNRWRQLSVEDINAFSSSYRDVAGRVSPYSFSERHYAIGPSSKDKGPLYSSFQEGDDVFRRGPDHCFAAGPPSPSRCHKPTEHRKPEKTSVLYRAKDDSQDSECSLFLSDSSKEKETGGGAAGGGQRDYVSRSADSSAESLHQSSLEASSLQHYPSPRPSVRPRPSSSSALSVGPALPKKSSPRYQKFGSAGLTRKDSLTKAQLYGTLLN